A single region of the Toxoplasma gondii ME49 unplaced genomic scaffold asmbl.23, whole genome shotgun sequence genome encodes:
- a CDS encoding hypothetical protein (encoded by transcript TGME49_322020) encodes MNDTGSWATERSGALPRFRTTGEQLSEGASVREDLAPGIRGVLTKKGARARTTKRHELVSVTSEEHYWNQGIADHKGQTAPPVAASSSFMQSPSSLATPVVLNAPVDFHGQGDITAAVRSRPLVTAGLSRHQIEAKNEFDRRFAEGFQLTAESIFTGET; translated from the coding sequence ATGAATGACACTGGATCGTGGGCCACGGAACGATCAGGGGCATTGCCGCGATTCCGCACTACAGGGGAGCAGTTGTCGGAAGGGGCGTCAGTGCGTGAGGACCTTGCGCCGGGGATCAGAGGAGTTCTGACAAAGAAAggagcgagagcgaggacgacAAAACGCCACGAGCTCGTCTCTGTGACGTCGGAAGAACATTACTGGAACCAAGGGATTGCCGACCACAAGGGACAGACCGCGCCTCCTGTTGCAGCTTCAAGCAGTTTCATGCAAAGCCCCTCTTCGCTTGCCACGCCTGTGGTCCTGAACGCTCCTGTTGACTTCCATGGACAGGGCGATATCACTGCTGCTGTGAGGAGTCGACCTCTTGTCACGGCAGGCTTGTCGCGGCATCAGATTGAAGCCAAAAATGAGTTCGACAGAAGATTTGCTGAAGGCTTTCAACTGACTGCTGAATCTATTTTCACCGGAGAAACCTGA